From a single Hymenobacter sp. YIM 151500-1 genomic region:
- a CDS encoding ABA4-like family protein, whose amino-acid sequence MTLTPDSLFSLANTVALLGWALLVVAPRWVITRRVVLSGALPLVLAAAYAALLGAHYLGPRATEGGFSTLAEVALLFKSPWGLLTGWVHYLCFDMAVGIWESHDARRRGLPHLLLVPCLVLTFLFGPLGLLLYALVRRFYGMSE is encoded by the coding sequence ATGACCCTCACGCCCGATTCCTTATTTTCCCTGGCCAACACGGTAGCCCTGCTGGGCTGGGCCCTGCTGGTGGTGGCGCCGCGCTGGGTTATTACGCGCCGCGTGGTGCTTAGTGGGGCCTTGCCCCTGGTGCTGGCCGCCGCTTACGCCGCGCTGCTGGGGGCGCACTACCTGGGCCCGCGGGCTACGGAGGGCGGCTTCAGTACCCTGGCCGAGGTGGCGTTGCTGTTCAAAAGCCCCTGGGGCCTGCTCACGGGCTGGGTGCACTACCTGTGCTTTGATATGGCCGTGGGCATTTGGGAAAGCCACGACGCCCGCCGCCGCGGCCTGCCCCACTTGCTGCTGGTGCCCTGCCTGGTGCTTACGTTTCTGTTTGGGCCCCTGGGCCTGCTGCTCTACGCGCTGGTGCGGCGGTTTTATGGAATGAGTGAATGA
- a CDS encoding REP-associated tyrosine transposase — MSSPRPTRTVFSHVHRGRIGRYLHSPYVKDIVIDSLRFCQEKKGLELFAFCLMTNHLHLICRAAEGKDLSDLVRDFKKFTSRQLFQALHTNQQESRRAWLEWIFCKQGEFNSNNHTVQIWQQRSHGVELRNETMLRQRLHYTHQNPVQAGICYKAEDYLYSSASQYAGLEALLPVTLL; from the coding sequence ATATCCAGTCCGCGACCAACAAGGACTGTATTTTCTCACGTTCACCGTGGTAGAATAGGTCGATATCTTCACTCGCCCTATGTAAAGGATATTGTTATCGACAGCCTGCGGTTTTGCCAGGAGAAGAAGGGTTTAGAGCTGTTTGCCTTTTGTCTAATGACCAACCATTTGCATCTCATCTGCCGAGCCGCAGAAGGCAAAGACTTGTCTGACCTGGTGCGTGACTTCAAGAAATTCACATCCCGGCAACTGTTCCAAGCGCTGCATACCAACCAGCAGGAGAGCCGCCGCGCTTGGCTAGAGTGGATTTTCTGCAAGCAGGGCGAGTTTAATTCCAACAACCACACGGTGCAAATCTGGCAGCAGCGCAGCCACGGGGTAGAACTACGCAACGAAACCATGCTACGGCAGCGGCTGCACTACACGCACCAGAATCCGGTTCAGGCGGGCATCTGCTATAAGGCAGAGGATTATCTGTACAGTAGCGCCAGCCAGTACGCGGGGCTGGAAGCACTGCTGCCGGTTACGCTGCTGTGA
- a CDS encoding AMP-binding protein yields the protein MPDTASTLLPDSLLLNGREFRYDDIRQYPANSPTDLNGYEARVLDFVRQWLNGALEVGLQTSGSTGQPQRVSMQRRQLEASARRTGDYFDLGPGERLLVCLNCEFVGGLMMLVRGLERNMHLTIVEPQADPLALVPADARFDFTSFVPLQLRTVLAAGHAPRLNQMKGILVGGASVDKALEKQLQALTVPVYLTYGMTETASHVALRRLNGPQATPHYRALPGIHLGQDARGCLTIRADVTNDQLIVTNDRVRLLDEHTFEWLGRADFVINSGGVKVQAEKVELLLEVAQAELGLPHRRAFVAARPDERLGEQVTAYLEGAPLPPEQEQQLLSLLRKRLSKYERPRQIIYVPEFQTTASGKLDRLRTVRSVE from the coding sequence ATGCCCGACACCGCTTCCACTTTGCTTCCCGACTCTCTGCTGCTCAACGGCCGCGAATTCCGCTACGACGACATCCGGCAGTACCCGGCCAACTCTCCCACCGACCTGAACGGCTACGAGGCCCGCGTGCTCGACTTTGTGCGGCAGTGGCTGAACGGGGCCCTGGAGGTTGGCCTCCAGACTTCCGGTTCCACCGGCCAGCCCCAGCGCGTGAGTATGCAGCGGCGGCAGCTCGAAGCCTCGGCCCGCCGCACCGGCGACTATTTCGACCTGGGCCCTGGGGAGCGGCTGCTGGTGTGCCTGAACTGCGAGTTTGTGGGCGGGCTGATGATGCTGGTGCGCGGCCTGGAACGAAACATGCACCTAACCATCGTGGAGCCCCAGGCCGACCCGCTGGCCCTAGTGCCCGCCGACGCCCGGTTCGACTTCACCTCCTTTGTGCCCTTGCAGCTGCGCACGGTGCTGGCCGCCGGCCATGCCCCGCGTCTCAACCAGATGAAGGGCATTCTGGTAGGCGGCGCCTCCGTGGACAAGGCCCTGGAAAAGCAGCTGCAAGCTCTGACCGTGCCCGTGTATCTCACCTACGGCATGACCGAAACGGCCTCCCACGTGGCCCTGCGCCGCCTCAACGGCCCCCAGGCCACGCCCCACTACCGCGCCCTGCCCGGCATCCACCTCGGCCAGGACGCCCGCGGCTGCCTCACCATCCGCGCCGACGTGACCAACGACCAGCTCATCGTCACCAACGACCGGGTGCGCCTGCTGGATGAGCACACCTTCGAGTGGCTGGGCCGCGCCGACTTTGTGATTAATTCTGGGGGCGTGAAGGTGCAGGCTGAGAAGGTAGAGCTGCTGCTGGAAGTAGCCCAGGCCGAGCTGGGCCTACCCCACCGCCGCGCCTTCGTGGCCGCCCGCCCCGATGAGCGCCTGGGCGAGCAGGTAACGGCCTACCTCGAAGGTGCCCCGCTCCCGCCCGAGCAGGAACAGCAGCTCCTGAGCCTGCTGCGCAAGCGCCTGAGCAAGTACGAGCGCCCCCGCCAGATTATCTACGTCCCCGAGTTCCAGACCACCGCCTCCGGCAAACTGGACCGCCTGCGCACCGTGCGGAGCGTGGAGTGA
- a CDS encoding dipeptidyl peptidase 3 — MNRSRLSIAALLAAQLGSACSAARSTSTTPTTAVTQATTEATASLRESTAPSARPAAPAETPAPAPVAPPDTFRVVAEQFADLRVLRYRVPGFEALEPRQKELLYYLYEAGLSGRDIIYDQNYKHNLRVRRTLEALWPANQQRLTASTNQREIDQAGKFATYAKRVWFSNGIHHHYSTRKFVPECTKEFFRELVFATDSKRLPLEPGESVTRFLNTMTSILFDPNVAPKRVNLEAGKDLVRTSANNYYENLTQAEVEAFYRKKINKKDAQPISYGLNSKLVKDKQSRIVERVWKTDGLYGKALSQVVFWLEKAAAVADTPEQKLALEKLIQYYQTGDLKTWDEYNVAWVHDTQSRTDVVNGFIEVYGDPLGYRAAYESVVSFKDLEATKRIRAIGDEAQWFEDNSPIKPEHRKQNVVGITAKVITVVGESGDAAPATPIGINLPNATWIRKEHGSKSVNLGNIVDAYAAADAGGLLEEFALDEAEKQRARQYAGLAGKLHTDMHEVIGHASGQINPGVGTPKETLKSYASALEEARADLVALYYLLDDKLVQLGVMPSLEVGRAQYDNYIRNGLMTQLVRLQLGETVEEAHMRNRQMVAKWALEKGQKDKVIERLTRDGKTYFRVNDYAKLRQLFGQLLRETQRITSEGDYAAAKTLIETYGVKVDAALHKEVLARYQKLGIAPYAGFIQPRLVPVVAPGGKITDVKLEYPTNFAQQMLDYGRKYRLLPNYN; from the coding sequence ATGAACCGTTCGCGTCTTTCTATAGCGGCGCTGCTGGCTGCCCAACTGGGTAGCGCGTGCTCGGCAGCGCGCAGCACCTCCACCACCCCGACTACCGCCGTTACCCAAGCTACCACCGAAGCTACTGCCAGCCTGCGGGAGAGTACCGCGCCATCCGCAAGGCCGGCCGCGCCGGCTGAAACTCCGGCTCCGGCCCCCGTGGCGCCGCCCGATACGTTTCGGGTGGTGGCCGAGCAGTTTGCCGACCTGCGCGTGCTGCGCTACCGGGTGCCGGGCTTCGAGGCGCTGGAGCCGCGCCAAAAGGAGCTGCTGTACTACCTCTACGAAGCCGGCCTGAGCGGGCGCGACATCATCTACGACCAAAACTACAAGCACAACCTGCGCGTGCGCCGCACCCTGGAGGCCCTGTGGCCGGCCAACCAGCAGCGCCTAACGGCCAGCACCAACCAGAGGGAAATCGACCAGGCGGGCAAGTTTGCCACCTATGCCAAGCGCGTGTGGTTCTCCAACGGCATTCATCACCACTACAGCACCCGCAAGTTTGTGCCCGAGTGCACCAAGGAGTTTTTCCGGGAGCTGGTGTTTGCCACCGACTCCAAGCGCCTGCCCCTGGAGCCGGGCGAGTCGGTAACCCGGTTTCTCAACACCATGACCTCCATCCTGTTCGACCCCAACGTGGCGCCCAAGCGCGTGAACCTGGAGGCCGGCAAGGACCTGGTGCGCACCTCGGCCAACAACTATTACGAGAACCTGACCCAGGCCGAGGTGGAGGCCTTCTACCGCAAGAAAATCAACAAGAAAGACGCCCAGCCCATTTCCTACGGCCTCAACTCCAAGCTGGTCAAGGACAAGCAGAGCCGCATTGTGGAGCGGGTGTGGAAAACCGACGGCCTATACGGCAAGGCCCTGAGCCAGGTGGTGTTCTGGCTGGAGAAAGCCGCCGCCGTGGCCGACACGCCCGAGCAGAAGCTGGCCCTGGAAAAGCTGATTCAGTACTACCAGACCGGCGACCTGAAAACCTGGGACGAGTACAACGTGGCCTGGGTGCACGACACGCAGTCGAGGACCGACGTGGTGAACGGCTTTATCGAGGTGTACGGCGACCCGCTGGGCTACCGCGCGGCCTACGAGTCGGTGGTGTCGTTCAAGGACCTGGAGGCCACCAAGCGCATTCGGGCCATCGGCGACGAGGCCCAGTGGTTTGAGGACAACTCCCCCATCAAGCCCGAGCACCGCAAGCAAAACGTGGTGGGCATCACGGCCAAGGTAATTACGGTGGTGGGCGAGAGCGGCGACGCGGCCCCGGCCACGCCCATCGGCATCAACCTGCCCAACGCCACCTGGATTCGCAAAGAGCACGGCTCGAAGTCGGTGAACCTGGGCAACATCGTGGACGCCTACGCTGCCGCCGACGCGGGCGGGCTGCTGGAAGAGTTTGCCCTGGACGAAGCCGAGAAGCAGCGGGCCCGCCAGTACGCCGGCCTGGCCGGCAAGCTCCACACCGACATGCACGAGGTCATCGGGCACGCCTCGGGGCAGATTAACCCCGGCGTGGGCACGCCCAAGGAAACCCTGAAAAGCTACGCCTCGGCCCTGGAAGAAGCCCGCGCCGACCTGGTGGCCCTCTACTACTTGCTGGACGACAAGCTGGTGCAGCTGGGCGTGATGCCCAGCCTGGAAGTGGGCCGGGCCCAGTACGACAACTACATTCGCAACGGCCTGATGACCCAGCTGGTGCGCCTGCAACTGGGCGAAACCGTGGAGGAAGCCCACATGCGCAACCGCCAAATGGTGGCGAAATGGGCCCTGGAGAAAGGGCAGAAGGACAAAGTAATAGAGCGCCTGACGCGCGACGGCAAAACCTACTTCCGCGTGAACGACTACGCCAAGCTGCGCCAGCTATTCGGGCAGCTCTTGCGCGAAACCCAGCGCATCACCAGCGAAGGCGACTACGCCGCGGCCAAGACCCTCATCGAAACCTACGGCGTGAAGGTGGACGCCGCCCTGCATAAGGAAGTGCTGGCCCGCTACCAGAAGCTGGGCATTGCGCCCTACGCCGGCTTCATTCAGCCCCGCCTGGTGCCCGTGGTGGCGCCCGGTGGCAAAATCACCGACGTGAAGCTGGAATACCCCACCAACTTCGCTCAGCAGATGCTAGACTACGGCCGCAAGTACCGCCTGCTGCCGAATTACAACTAA